The Planctomycetota bacterium genome segment CAGCCCGGTGCGATCGACCGTGCCCGAAATCGTCTGGTCGGCGGCGACGCGCTTCAGCGTGGCGACGACCGGGGTGGCGAGGATCGCCGCCCCCGTGCGGGCACCGGCCGCGAACACCTTGTCGATCCACGCCGCTGCCAGGCAGGGGCGGGCGGCGTCGTGGATCGCGACGACGTCGATCTCGGGGGAGAGTTTTTCCAGGCCGCGGCGGACGGAATCGGCGCGCTGGGCTCCCCCCTCGGCGAGCGTGATTCCCATGAACGCCAGGTTGGCGCCGAACTTCTCGACGAACGCCACACGATCGTCGGGGGCGACGACGATCACCACCTGCTTGACGTCGGGACGGTCGGTGAACCGTTCGGCCGAATGCAGCCACACGGGCCGACCCGCCAGCGGGGCGAACGGTTTCTTGTAATTGGCGTCCTGGAAGCGGCTGCTCTTTCCGGCCGCTGCCAGGATCACGCCGAAGGTGGCCATCGCTGGTCCTGGTGTGGGTGCGGCGTCGACGCGGCCACCGGCTGCTACGGCCGTTCGAGCCGGGGGGCGAT includes the following:
- the ispD gene encoding 2-C-methyl-D-erythritol 4-phosphate cytidylyltransferase — encoded protein: MATFGVILAAAGKSSRFQDANYKKPFAPLAGRPVWLHSAERFTDRPDVKQVVIVVAPDDRVAFVEKFGANLAFMGITLAEGGAQRADSVRRGLEKLSPEIDVVAIHDAARPCLAAAWIDKVFAAGARTGAAILATPVVATLKRVAADQTISGTVDRTGLWEAQTPQVFSRALLEKAFATAPGSQATDESSLIEALGHPVIVVPGSPLNIKITSREDLRMAEKCLEALPKPKLTGPHHPFGDDDRWR